In Bacteroidales bacterium, the following are encoded in one genomic region:
- a CDS encoding 3-oxoacyl-ACP synthase: VDYTDRATCPIFGDGAGAVLIEPTTEEVGVMDMKLQSDGIGRIHLYQKAGGSVWPASEKTVENREHFIYQEGQPVFKWAVSKMADTAVEVMERNGLTSETLNWLVPHQANLRIIEATGNRMGLPKEKVMVNIHKYGNTTAATLPLCLLDYEDKLHKGDNLILATFGAGFTWGAIFLKWAYDPKK, from the coding sequence GTTGATTATACAGATAGAGCTACTTGTCCTATTTTTGGAGATGGTGCTGGTGCTGTATTAATCGAACCAACCACAGAAGAAGTTGGCGTGATGGATATGAAGTTGCAAAGCGACGGCATTGGACGTATTCACTTATATCAGAAAGCAGGAGGCAGCGTTTGGCCCGCTTCTGAAAAAACAGTAGAAAATAGAGAACATTTTATTTATCAAGAAGGTCAGCCTGTTTTTAAATGGGCAGTTTCTAAAATGGCAGATACAGCTGTAGAAGTAATGGAAAGAAATGGACTTACTTCAGAAACTCTCAACTGGCTAGTGCCACACCAAGCTAATCTTAGAATTATTGAGGCTACAGGAAATCGCATGGGTTTACCAAAAGAAAAAGTAATGGTAAATATTCACAAATATGGAAACACAACGGCAGCGACACTTCCATTATGCCTTCTAGACTATGAAGACAAATTACACAAAGGTGATAATTTGATATTAGCAACATTTGGTGCTGGTTTTACATGGGGAGCAATTTTTCTTAAATGGGCATACGACCCAAAAAAATAA